The window TGCAGAATGCGCTGATGGGGCTGAGTCTTTTCTATGTGGTTAAGCTGAGCCTCGGGCAAAATTCGAATACGAGCCTTTTCTTTCGGGTCGAATATGAGACTGGTGAGTAAGTTTTCGATCTGAAATATCGAACTTGCTGCCTCTAGGTTTGCTAAAAGTTTGCTGAGAAACTCTAGTTTTTCAAGCTGTCCCTCAATGCGGCGATTAGTCCTTTGAATAGATTCTTCACGTTCATGAACTGCGGCTTCGAGAATTTCGTACTGTTGGCTTAGGAGCTCGTTTTGTTCTTCGAAGAGCTGCATAAGAGTTCTATTTTGAATGATTTCTCCGTAGGTTTCTATGGCCTCGCGAATAGCCACTTCTGCCTCCTCTTGACTGGGGCCGATAAGAAGATGGCTTACTGAAACAGAATTGCAAAGCTGAATGAGTTCGGTGTCGGGCAATAGAGGGTCAATGAGAATGAACTGAACGTTTTCATAGCTTTTTGTAAACTCCTTGAAAATAAGAATCTGTTCGCTGAGCGGTTGATTTGATCCAAATAATATTAGCACCTTTAAATTGGCGAGATGTTCAAGTTGGCTTCGCCAAGCGCTTAGCGGCGAGTACATGATGCTATCAAGAGTCCCATACGAAGGCAAAGCGCCAAGCCAGAGTGTCTCCGCATTCACCCTGTCAGCCGACCCACTTTTTCGCTTTTCTTGCTGATACTTGGATGATTTTGTCAAGCTAAGAACTCTCCAAGTTATCGAAGTAAGCAGCTCGCGTGAGGAGTTGAGGAATCTCTTTGAGGTCTTCTACGACAACGTCAGGTTTTTCGTTGAATTGAGATTCTACCTCGTGTGCATGTTCTCCGTACCGGACCCAGATTCCCTTTAGCCCATTGAGTTTCGCAGGAACAATGTCTGTGCTCATTCGGTTTCCAATGCTTACCACTCGAGACGGCGCGGAATAAATGGAAGCTATTCTTGAAAAATGTTGTGCCTTTGAATTAGCGCCTCTTTTGCATATATTAACTGTAGCAAAAAGTTCAGCAATACCGAGTGCTGCAACCTTCTTTTCTTGGGTTTCGAAGTTTCCGGATGTTAATAAATGCAAATCGAAACGTCCGTGAAGGTCACTAAGAACTTCTTTAGCATGAGCTTTTAACTTCACCGTTGAAGAATCAAAAAAGGTAAAGAATAAGTTTTCAGATCGTTCAATCTGCGAATCGGAAAGTGAGAGCCTGTGAGCCAAAAATTCTAAGAGATTTTGCAAGGTACCAGTAGTTCGATACTCTGTGTGTAACTGCGCAAACGATTTAAAGCTATCGATCTTTCCTGCTTCGATCAAAAAGTTGCAGACGACCTTGTGAGCTTCAGGAAGAATATATTTTGTCGTATCTAGCAATGTATCGTCTAAGTCAAAAATGAGAGCAGAAGCAGAGAGTTTCATAGAAGCTCTCCTTCTAGCAATTGGCCTAGTGCTCGAAATGCATTTTTAGCATTTGATCTCACCTCGGTAAGAGAGCGGCCCTCGAGTTCTTCGACGCAGACAACCGGAATTCCAAGGCCAAGACCCGCCCACTGCCCCAAGCTGCCAGGAGTGGCATACCCAATATCCTCTTTAAAGGGAGTATTTGTGGCTTTTGCCAAACACTCAGCCCATTCGTTTGGTGCATTTGACGTCAATATTACACACGCTTCAGAATGACTATGGAAGTGGATGATCAAATTGAACTTATGCTGCTCAATTAAGGAGCTCAGGGCGTCCACTTCTGGAGCGCACCTCGGTTTAGTGCCTGGATTGTATCTGGGACCTCGGGAATCACGGGTCCAGTCCGAGGAGCTGAAGTTTCGGTTCAAATCGACTCCCTGAGAGTTCGTCCGGCTACGTGGACTAGCGTAGTAGCCGTCGGGGTTGAGGCAAGGTATGGCAAACCAATCTATCTTTTGCTTAGGAAGTGAGTCTAAAAGAGTGATCCACTCTTCGGCCCAGGTGACGCCTTCGGGTTCGTCTCCATGCATTCCCCCAAGAATGAGAATTTTTAGCTGGGGGTCATCACAAAGAAACTTGTGGAGCTCAATGGTCCTACCCTTTGGGGAGCGTTGCCAGGCCTTCTGGTTCTCAATGTGACTCATATTTGCAATTGTAGGGGATAGTTGACGGGTATGTCGATCAATCGTTAGTTTTGTCGGATGTCAATATACAAAAAAACGGCCATTATTCTAGCTGCCGGTAAAGGCTCGCGTATGAAATCGCCACTACCCAAGGTGCTGCATCCTGTGGCCGGGCGACCCATGATTAATTATAGTATCCGAGCCGCTAAAGAGGCGGGTTTTGACGAGGTTCGCGTTGTCATTGGGCATGGTCGGCAGCTCATTGAACCTCACGTAGTCTCACAAGGAGCAATTCCGAAGATTCAAGACCAACAATTAGGAACGGGACATGCTGTTAAATCAGCAGGTGTTGAAGATCTCGATGGAATTGTTCTTATTATGAATGGCGATCATCCGCTTGTAACCGGCCAGGACATAGGAACTATTTTAGATGAGTATCGTGGATTAGATTCCCCCGATATAGCTGTCGTTACAGCTTTATTGAAGCGTCCGGGCGATATGGGGCGAATTATCCGGCTAAAAGGCGACTTGAGCGCCATTGTCGAAGCCAAAGATGCTTCGCCGCAGGTACTCGATATTCGCGAGGTGAATACGGGATTTTATATCCTTCGAGCCGAAACTCTTAAAAAGTTTTTGCCCCAATTATCGAATCAAAATGCGCAGGGTGAATTTTATCTTACAGATTTAGTGAGTCTTATAAAAACGTCGGGGCTGGCAGTTAAAGCGATCAAAGGTGCGGGAAGATTTTCTGTCGGAGTCAATTCGCAGGCGCAGCTAGCTCATGCTACGAAAAACATTTTTTTGAAGGAAGCTAGACTCCAAATGCAAGAAGGGGTCGTAATTTTGGATCCCCTTGCGACCTACATAGAACCGGGTGTTAAAATAGGCCAAGGTTCAGTAATATATCCGGGAGTCTTCTTAAAAGGGAAAACTCAAATTGGTGCTTTCTGTGTTGTCGAACCAAACTGCATGATCATAGACAGTAACATTGGGCCATCGAGCCAGATTCGGGCGATGAGTTATCTTGAAGAGTGCAAAGTTGGCGAGAAGTCAGTCGTTGGGCCCGTAGCTAGATTGCGGCCCGGCGCAGATTTAGGTGCCGAAGTAAAAATAGGTAATTTTGTAGAAATAAAAAACACCAAATTTGGAAACCGCTCAAAAGCTTCTCACCTTGCTTACATCGGCGATGCAGAAATCGGCGAAGATGTTAATATGGGCTGCGGAGTAATTACAGTAAACCTCGCAACAGACGGAAAGAAGCACAAAACAAAAGTTGGAGATCGCTCTTTTGTTGGAAGTGATGTTCAGCTGATTGCGCCCGTCGAAATAGAAAGTGATGCGTTTGTGGCGGCTGGTTCCACGATCACAAAAAATGTTCCCAGCGGAGCGTTGGCGGTTGGTCGGGCTGAGGTAAAAATTAAAACGGGATATGCTGATCGAATTAAATCTCGAAAAAAATAGAGCGATCAATTTGATTGAAAGAGAAAAAACATGTGCGGAATTGTTGGTTATTTAGGAGAGCGAGATCCGAAAGAAGTAATCATGACCGGCCTGAAGCGCCTTGAGTACCGCGGTTACGATAGTGCGGGAGTTAGTATTTGGGATAAGGGCCACTTCAAGCGAGTCAGAGCAGAGGGTAAACTGGTCAATCTCGAAAAGAAACTGGAGTTTGAATCCTTCGACGGACATATCGGTATAGGACATACAAGGTGGGCAACTCATGGAATTCCCAATGAAGCAAATGCGCACCCTCATACGTTCCGAGGCGTCAGCATAGTGCACAACGGAATAATTGAAAACTACTCTGAAATCAGAATAGAGCTAGGGAAACGAGGCCATACATTTGAGTCAGAGACCGACTCAGAACTCATCGCACACCTCATTTCTTCCTTCTTAGAGGGGGCGCAAGACTTTCATTCGGCGTGCTTAAAGGCAAAGGAGAAGTTACAAGGTGCCTACTCAGTCGTCGCCGTGACCGAACATAATCCTGACCAAATATGTGCCTTTAAAAATGGACCACCTTTGATCTTGGGAATTGGAGAAAAGGAATTTGTAGTAGCTAGTGACATTCAAGCTATCGTCCCTTGGACAAAGAACATCATTCACATCGAAGATGGTGAGTTTTTACTTGTGAACAAAGATAGCTACTCCCTCTTTTCAAGCGATGGAAAACTTGCAAAGAAAAATATTATTACTATTGACTGGAGCGAAGAGGTTGCGGAGAAGCGTGGTTTTCCTTTCTTTATGCTTAAAGAAATCTTTGAGCAGCCCCGAGCAGTTGCTCAAGCCATCAAACCCTTTTTGACAACCGATGCTGAGCCGACCATTTCGCTAAGTGCAATTCAGTGGGATAATCCGGCCGATCTTAAGAGACTTGTTGAGTCTGAGCGCTTGTTTATTGTTGCCTGCGGTACAAGCTATTACGCGGGGATGGTTGGCGAGTACCTTGTGGAGAAGTTTGCTGGAATTCCAGTTGAAGTTGATCTGGCGAGTGAGTTTCGCTACAGAGATCCCATAATCCCCAAGAACACAACCGTGCTTTTTATCTCCCAGAGTGGAGAAACCGCCGACACGCTTGCTGCGTTGAGGCTGGCGAAAGAATACGGTGCTTTGATTGTAAGCTTAGTGAACGTTAAAGGATCTTCTATTGACCGCGAAAGCCAAGGGCGAATTGCTATGAAGGCCGATGTTGAAGTTGGTGTAGCTTCGACAAAGGCCTATACGTCTACGCTTGCCATTTTAAACTGCTTAGCTATTGGTTTAGGTCTTCAAAGAGGGCGAGTGACGCCTGCAGAAGCTCAAGAACAGGTACGCTCGTTACAAGCACTTCCGAGTCTTCTTGAAAAAGCTTTGAACTATTCTAGCTTTTTTCAGGAGTCGGCAGAATTTTTGAGTAATTTTAACGGCATACTCTACATTGGCCGCGGGGTCAGTTACCCAGTCGCTCTAGAAGGTGCTTTAAAACTTAAAGAGTTAGCCTATATGCACGCAGAAGGCTACGCAGCCGGAGAACTCAAGCACGGCCCCATTGCACTTATAGATAACAAAATGGGAATTGTAGTAATCGCTCCCAAAGATCACGTTTATGAAAAGTCTGTCAGCAACTTAGAAGAAGTGCGAGCTCGAGGCGGTATCATCATAAGCATCGGAAGCGGAGATGATGAACACCTCCAAAGGCTCTCAAAATTTTATATTTCAATTCCTCAAGTTACCTGGAATTTGAGTCCGATTCTATCGGTAGTTGCAACGCAGCTTCTGGCTTACCATGTGGCCGTCGTGAAAGGGCTGGATGTGGATCAGCCACGTAATCTTGCTAAAAGCGTCACCGTCGAGTGAAGAGCTGAAAAGTTCGCATCTGCTGCGTTGTCGGCTCAAAAATCTCACTTCGACGTAGTGGCTGACTACGCCTTCGCTCGATTTTGAACCTCCGCCTTGCATCTACGAACTTTTGAGCTCTTCACAAATTGATAACTTCGTGATTACGACAATGCTTGCTGGATTGACTTTGATATAAATGGGGTCAGCATTAAATCTTGTTCGGCATTTCTATAAAGGAGCTTTTATGTTTTCAAAG is drawn from Bdellovibrionales bacterium CG10_big_fil_rev_8_21_14_0_10_45_34 and contains these coding sequences:
- a CDS encoding DUF2817 domain-containing protein, whose translation is MSHIENQKAWQRSPKGRTIELHKFLCDDPQLKILILGGMHGDEPEGVTWAEEWITLLDSLPKQKIDWFAIPCLNPDGYYASPRSRTNSQGVDLNRNFSSSDWTRDSRGPRYNPGTKPRCAPEVDALSSLIEQHKFNLIIHFHSHSEACVILTSNAPNEWAECLAKATNTPFKEDIGYATPGSLGQWAGLGLGIPVVCVEELEGRSLTEVRSNAKNAFRALGQLLEGELL
- the glmU gene encoding UDP-N-acetylglucosamine diphosphorylase/glucosamine-1-phosphate N-acetyltransferase, with product MSIYKKTAIILAAGKGSRMKSPLPKVLHPVAGRPMINYSIRAAKEAGFDEVRVVIGHGRQLIEPHVVSQGAIPKIQDQQLGTGHAVKSAGVEDLDGIVLIMNGDHPLVTGQDIGTILDEYRGLDSPDIAVVTALLKRPGDMGRIIRLKGDLSAIVEAKDASPQVLDIREVNTGFYILRAETLKKFLPQLSNQNAQGEFYLTDLVSLIKTSGLAVKAIKGAGRFSVGVNSQAQLAHATKNIFLKEARLQMQEGVVILDPLATYIEPGVKIGQGSVIYPGVFLKGKTQIGAFCVVEPNCMIIDSNIGPSSQIRAMSYLEECKVGEKSVVGPVARLRPGADLGAEVKIGNFVEIKNTKFGNRSKASHLAYIGDAEIGEDVNMGCGVITVNLATDGKKHKTKVGDRSFVGSDVQLIAPVEIESDAFVAAGSTITKNVPSGALAVGRAEVKIKTGYADRIKSRKK
- the glmS gene encoding glutamine--fructose-6-phosphate transaminase (isomerizing), which gives rise to MCGIVGYLGERDPKEVIMTGLKRLEYRGYDSAGVSIWDKGHFKRVRAEGKLVNLEKKLEFESFDGHIGIGHTRWATHGIPNEANAHPHTFRGVSIVHNGIIENYSEIRIELGKRGHTFESETDSELIAHLISSFLEGAQDFHSACLKAKEKLQGAYSVVAVTEHNPDQICAFKNGPPLILGIGEKEFVVASDIQAIVPWTKNIIHIEDGEFLLVNKDSYSLFSSDGKLAKKNIITIDWSEEVAEKRGFPFFMLKEIFEQPRAVAQAIKPFLTTDAEPTISLSAIQWDNPADLKRLVESERLFIVACGTSYYAGMVGEYLVEKFAGIPVEVDLASEFRYRDPIIPKNTTVLFISQSGETADTLAALRLAKEYGALIVSLVNVKGSSIDRESQGRIAMKADVEVGVASTKAYTSTLAILNCLAIGLGLQRGRVTPAEAQEQVRSLQALPSLLEKALNYSSFFQESAEFLSNFNGILYIGRGVSYPVALEGALKLKELAYMHAEGYAAGELKHGPIALIDNKMGIVVIAPKDHVYEKSVSNLEEVRARGGIIISIGSGDDEHLQRLSKFYISIPQVTWNLSPILSVVATQLLAYHVAVVKGLDVDQPRNLAKSVTVE